A genomic segment from Curtobacterium sp. MCSS17_007 encodes:
- the fliG gene encoding flagellar motor switch protein FliG, which yields MSALVPVPAGGGATERALTGAQKVALILMQMETERAAEVMKQFTELEAEEISAEIVRMRRVDDSVVDRTMSEFHRITQRGRVQKRGGKDAALGLLEASFGSERAAGVMDRLASNLAGQSFDFLDDAEPGQVVSLLEGELPQTIALVLAHLGPGQASAVLAGVDERVRTDVAQAFATMGTATPEAVGIVAAVLRQRAGAVVSPRESVEVVGGIAPLVEIINRSDVATEKAVLDGLEARDPELAEDIRSRMLTFEDIVKLEARDIQQVLRGIDSKLLATAMKGAPGAVVETIRANVSERNREVLDDELQAMGPVRVSQVEEARAEVVRSVRELEAQGTITVHRTEEDELVD from the coding sequence GTGAGCGCGCTCGTCCCGGTCCCCGCGGGCGGCGGAGCGACCGAACGCGCCCTGACCGGTGCGCAGAAGGTCGCACTCATCCTCATGCAGATGGAGACCGAGCGCGCCGCCGAGGTGATGAAGCAGTTCACCGAGCTGGAGGCCGAGGAGATCTCCGCCGAGATCGTGCGGATGCGCCGGGTCGACGACAGCGTCGTGGACCGTACGATGAGCGAGTTCCACCGCATCACGCAGCGCGGTCGCGTGCAGAAGCGCGGCGGCAAGGACGCCGCGCTGGGCCTGCTCGAGGCGTCGTTCGGCTCGGAGCGGGCGGCCGGCGTGATGGACCGGCTCGCCTCGAACCTGGCCGGTCAGTCGTTCGACTTCCTCGACGACGCCGAGCCCGGCCAGGTCGTCAGCCTGCTCGAGGGGGAGCTGCCGCAGACGATCGCGCTCGTGCTCGCGCACCTCGGGCCCGGCCAGGCGAGTGCCGTGCTCGCCGGGGTCGACGAGCGCGTGCGCACCGACGTGGCGCAGGCGTTCGCCACGATGGGCACCGCCACCCCGGAGGCCGTGGGCATCGTCGCCGCCGTGCTCCGCCAGCGCGCCGGCGCCGTGGTGTCCCCGCGCGAGAGCGTCGAGGTCGTCGGTGGCATCGCACCCCTGGTCGAGATCATCAACCGCTCCGACGTGGCCACCGAGAAGGCCGTGCTCGACGGACTCGAGGCGCGCGACCCGGAGCTCGCCGAGGACATCCGATCGCGCATGCTCACCTTCGAGGACATCGTCAAGCTCGAGGCACGGGACATCCAGCAGGTGCTCCGGGGCATCGACTCGAAGCTCCTCGCGACCGCCATGAAGGGTGCCCCGGGAGCCGTCGTCGAGACCATCCGCGCGAACGTCTCGGAACGCAACCGCGAGGTCCTCGACGACGAGCTGCAGGCCATGGGGCCGGTGCGCGTCTCGCAGGTCGAGGAAGCACGCGCCGAGGTCGTCCGGTCCGTCCGTGAGCTCGAGGCCCAGGGCACGATCACCGTCCACCGGACCGAGGAGGACGAGCTCGTTGACTGA
- the fliF gene encoding flagellar basal-body MS-ring/collar protein FliF → MPAAMQDTWARLVAYVKGFSAAQRTIALIGVAALVLGGIALASWLGKATYAPLFTGLAAADASSITDQLTTDGVPYQLTDGGATILVPQDKVYSERLKAASNNLPSSNEGGYSLLDKMGVTSSEFQQDVTYKRAIEGELAKTISSMDGVKAATVQLAIPEKTVFVSEEKDPTASVFVATENGAQLTTDQVQSIVHLTSAAVEGMQPTDVSVVDQKGQTLSTVGTGATGSGSDQAADYDATTRKKIQDLLDTTLGPGNASVVVSATMNQQSGTRTSESFAQPTSGPVALNESSSTEEYGSGSGAGTGATGVLGPDNIAVPNGTANGTAANGDDGYKNESATKNNAVDKTTETTQIPAGGVERQTISVALNSRAESVQNANLQSINDLVSAAAGADNTRGDQVRVAMMDFDDSAAKDAAKALEEQQQADQQQAMWSAIRTAGIVVAVLAAAIVLAIVLARRARRQSREAVDVGELDAFAGETFELPLGVDDDLAGLPSVDPQTVALPTLPHDDAPTEVLTTDEISAERRRQEISALAERDPKRTADLLRGLLDDRAPV, encoded by the coding sequence ATGCCCGCCGCGATGCAGGACACGTGGGCGCGGCTCGTTGCCTACGTGAAGGGGTTCTCCGCCGCACAGCGCACCATCGCGCTGATCGGTGTCGCCGCGCTCGTGCTCGGCGGGATCGCGCTCGCCAGCTGGCTCGGCAAGGCGACCTACGCGCCGCTCTTCACCGGACTGGCGGCCGCCGACGCGAGCTCGATCACCGACCAGCTGACGACCGACGGTGTGCCGTACCAGCTGACGGACGGCGGTGCGACGATCCTCGTGCCGCAGGACAAGGTGTACTCGGAGCGGCTCAAGGCGGCGTCGAACAACCTGCCGTCGTCGAACGAGGGCGGCTACTCGCTGCTCGACAAGATGGGTGTGACCAGCTCCGAGTTCCAGCAGGACGTCACCTACAAGCGTGCGATCGAGGGGGAACTCGCGAAGACCATCTCGTCGATGGACGGGGTGAAGGCCGCCACGGTGCAGCTCGCGATCCCGGAGAAGACCGTCTTCGTGTCCGAGGAGAAGGACCCGACCGCGTCGGTGTTCGTCGCGACCGAGAACGGCGCCCAGCTCACCACCGACCAGGTGCAGTCGATCGTGCACCTCACGAGCGCGGCGGTCGAGGGCATGCAGCCCACGGACGTCTCCGTCGTCGACCAGAAGGGCCAGACGCTCTCGACCGTCGGCACCGGCGCCACCGGCAGCGGCTCGGACCAGGCGGCCGACTACGACGCGACGACGCGCAAGAAGATCCAGGACCTGCTCGACACGACGCTCGGCCCGGGCAACGCCAGCGTGGTCGTCTCCGCGACGATGAACCAGCAGTCCGGCACCCGGACCTCCGAGAGCTTCGCGCAGCCCACGAGCGGCCCGGTGGCGCTCAACGAGTCCAGCTCGACCGAGGAGTACGGGTCCGGTTCCGGCGCGGGCACCGGCGCGACCGGCGTGCTCGGTCCGGACAACATCGCGGTGCCGAACGGCACGGCGAACGGCACCGCGGCGAACGGCGACGACGGGTACAAGAACGAGTCGGCGACGAAGAACAACGCCGTCGACAAGACCACCGAGACGACGCAGATCCCTGCGGGTGGAGTCGAGCGACAGACCATCTCGGTCGCCCTGAACTCGCGCGCGGAATCGGTGCAGAACGCGAACCTGCAGAGCATCAACGACCTGGTGTCCGCCGCCGCCGGCGCCGACAACACCCGCGGCGACCAGGTCCGCGTGGCGATGATGGACTTCGACGACTCCGCCGCGAAGGACGCCGCGAAGGCGCTCGAGGAGCAGCAGCAGGCCGACCAGCAGCAGGCCATGTGGTCCGCGATCCGCACGGCGGGCATCGTCGTCGCGGTCCTCGCCGCCGCGATCGTGCTCGCGATCGTCCTGGCCCGTCGTGCCCGCCGCCAGTCGCGCGAGGCGGTCGACGTCGGCGAGCTCGACGCCTTCGCCGGTGAGACCTTCGAACTGCCGCTCGGCGTGGACGACGACCTCGCAGGACTGCCGTCCGTCGACCCGCAGACGGTCGCGCTGCCGACCCTGCCGCACGACGACGCCCCGACCGAGGTGCTCACCACCGACGAGATCAGCGCCGAGCGTCGTCGTCAGGAGATCTCCGCGCTGGCGGAACGTGACCCGAAGCGCACGGCCGATCTCCTCCGCGGGCTCCTCGACGACCGGGCACCGGTGTGA
- the fliD gene encoding flagellar filament capping protein FliD, with protein MSTSSVSGNSLAIDGLVSGLKTSDLINSLMTIEQVPQTLLKNKLTDTNSFVSSLQTINSLVQTLATKAGDAAEATSLDVYGATSSSTGVTVTTDATASAGSVSFQVGATAAAHVGVTAAMPTWASAAEPLTLVGADGKKTTVTPASGSLDDAVTAINKAGAGVTATKVAAGTDTGGTRLYRLQLSATKTGAAASFELYRGTSDDVTAGTATNAFTQPGAAIVTQGRDASVTLWAGTAAAQTVTSATNTFDDLLPGLDVTVTQTTTDPVTVTVAQDTTKAQAVASGLVDALNAITSYYATNTAVTSTTSPTTGTTSTKAGVLTGDGTTRDAVQRLTTTMSTPVNGKSPSSIGIVIQKDGTFSFDAAVFQKALADDPQGTQAMLSGVATNVGAAATAASDKYTGSITTSITGQQSVAKDLTTQIDNWSDRLTARRATLQAQYSALETSLSKLQSQSAWLSSQLASTSK; from the coding sequence ATGTCGACGTCGTCCGTCTCGGGCAACAGTCTCGCGATCGACGGTCTGGTCAGCGGTCTCAAGACCTCGGACCTGATCAACTCGCTGATGACCATCGAGCAGGTCCCGCAGACCCTGCTCAAGAACAAGCTCACCGACACCAACTCGTTCGTCTCGTCGCTGCAGACGATCAACTCGCTGGTGCAGACCCTCGCGACGAAGGCCGGCGACGCTGCTGAGGCCACGTCGCTCGACGTCTACGGCGCCACCAGCTCGTCCACCGGCGTGACCGTGACCACCGACGCCACGGCCTCCGCCGGCTCGGTCAGCTTCCAGGTCGGCGCCACCGCGGCCGCGCACGTCGGCGTCACCGCGGCGATGCCGACGTGGGCGTCGGCAGCCGAGCCGCTCACCCTCGTCGGTGCAGACGGCAAGAAGACCACCGTCACGCCCGCCTCCGGCTCGCTCGACGACGCCGTGACCGCGATCAACAAGGCGGGCGCGGGGGTCACCGCGACGAAGGTCGCCGCCGGTACCGACACCGGCGGCACCAGGCTCTACCGCCTGCAGCTCAGCGCGACGAAGACCGGCGCCGCAGCGTCGTTCGAGCTCTACCGCGGCACGTCCGACGACGTGACCGCGGGGACCGCGACGAACGCCTTCACCCAGCCGGGCGCCGCGATCGTCACGCAGGGCCGGGACGCCAGCGTCACGCTGTGGGCGGGGACCGCCGCCGCGCAGACGGTCACGAGCGCCACGAACACGTTCGACGACCTGCTGCCCGGTCTCGACGTCACGGTCACGCAGACCACGACCGACCCCGTCACCGTCACGGTCGCCCAGGACACCACGAAGGCACAGGCCGTCGCCTCCGGGCTCGTCGACGCGCTCAACGCGATCACCTCGTACTACGCCACCAACACGGCGGTGACGAGCACCACGAGTCCGACCACCGGCACGACGTCGACGAAGGCCGGGGTGCTCACCGGTGACGGAACGACCCGCGACGCCGTGCAGCGCCTCACCACGACGATGTCGACGCCGGTGAACGGGAAGTCGCCGTCGTCGATCGGCATCGTCATCCAGAAGGACGGCACCTTCAGCTTCGACGCCGCGGTGTTCCAGAAGGCCCTGGCGGACGACCCGCAGGGCACGCAGGCGATGCTGTCCGGGGTCGCGACGAACGTCGGCGCCGCGGCGACCGCCGCGTCCGACAAGTACACCGGGTCGATCACGACCTCGATCACCGGGCAGCAGTCGGTCGCAAAGGACCTGACGACACAGATCGACAACTGGTCCGACCGGCTGACCGCACGGCGGGCGACGCTGCAGGCGCAGTACTCCGCCCTCGAGACCAGCCTCAGCAAGCTCCAGTCCCAGTCGGCATGGCTCTCGAGCCAGCTGGCATCGACGTCGAAGTGA
- the flgN gene encoding flagellar export chaperone FlgN: MSVNDLSAVLWRERELLELLTFKLEEEQLLLAAGRSRWVSHASREVEQVLERLRSTGLERAASSAAVAEEWGVDADAPLRDVVAAAPSGPWGEILGAHLTAMVELTTQIGALRDENDRFLRTAAQATEETLAGSVTGAATYDASGSSGSGSDGARLFEGTL; this comes from the coding sequence ATGAGCGTGAACGACCTGTCCGCCGTCCTCTGGCGCGAACGCGAACTGCTCGAACTGCTCACCTTCAAGCTCGAGGAGGAGCAGCTCCTGCTCGCCGCCGGGCGCTCCCGCTGGGTGTCCCACGCCAGCCGCGAGGTCGAGCAGGTGCTCGAACGACTCCGCAGCACCGGTCTCGAGCGCGCCGCCTCGAGCGCCGCGGTCGCCGAGGAGTGGGGCGTCGACGCGGACGCACCGCTGCGCGACGTGGTCGCCGCCGCCCCGAGCGGCCCGTGGGGCGAGATCCTCGGCGCGCACCTGACGGCCATGGTCGAGCTGACGACGCAGATCGGCGCGCTCCGTGACGAGAACGACCGGTTCCTCCGCACCGCCGCACAGGCGACCGAAGAGACGCTCGCCGGGAGTGTCACCGGCGCGGCCACCTACGACGCCTCGGGGAGTTCCGGCTCCGGCTCCGACGGCGCACGACTCTTCGAGGGGACCCTGTAG
- a CDS encoding flagellar basal body rod C-terminal domain-containing protein, which translates to MTTFDAIGIASTGLTVHRKWLDAISDNIANVNTVKSMDDTAFQARYVEVQEGAGTSGAYVKGAAFGSAAGRVTYDPDNPLANAEGYVRMPDIDLGTQMADLIMAQRGYQANAAVVDRAKTAYEAALQIGKN; encoded by the coding sequence GTGACCACCTTCGACGCGATCGGGATCGCGAGCACCGGACTCACGGTGCACCGCAAGTGGCTCGACGCGATCTCGGACAACATCGCGAACGTCAACACCGTGAAGTCGATGGACGACACCGCGTTCCAGGCCCGCTACGTCGAGGTCCAGGAGGGTGCGGGCACGTCCGGCGCCTACGTCAAGGGCGCCGCGTTCGGCAGCGCCGCAGGCCGCGTGACCTACGACCCCGACAACCCGCTCGCGAACGCCGAGGGGTACGTCCGCATGCCGGACATCGACCTCGGCACGCAGATGGCGGACCTCATCATGGCCCAGCGCGGCTACCAGGCGAACGCCGCCGTGGTGGACCGCGCCAAGACCGCCTACGAGGCGGCACTGCAGATCGGGAAGAACTGA
- a CDS encoding sigma-70 family RNA polymerase sigma factor — translation MDRNARNAMIVEHLPLVGYIVADVRARATHLDRDDLAAVGSLALVAAAEAFDPDLGVPFGAYARTRITGAIADDMRSSDWASRGTRKRIREMLATQEALSARLGRSVGVQEIADAMGVDRQTAADAMADAARTVAPIDETVHDTVAADQPLPGEDLLEAEKRRYLRAAVAALPERMRFVVENVYFGDRSVTEVAAELGITHSAVSQQRSEAMRLLRDGLAEHYGDGTAVEPVSRTTAARRSAYLARVAANAAAGVARAVQDASAPSAVAAG, via the coding sequence ATGGACCGGAACGCACGCAACGCGATGATCGTGGAACACCTGCCGCTCGTCGGCTACATCGTCGCGGACGTCCGTGCCCGTGCCACCCACCTCGACCGCGACGACCTCGCCGCCGTCGGGTCGCTCGCGCTCGTCGCCGCGGCGGAGGCGTTCGACCCCGACCTCGGCGTGCCGTTCGGCGCGTACGCCCGCACCCGGATCACCGGCGCGATCGCCGATGACATGCGCTCCTCGGACTGGGCGTCGCGGGGGACCCGGAAGCGGATCCGCGAGATGCTCGCGACGCAGGAGGCGCTGTCCGCCCGACTCGGCCGCTCGGTGGGCGTGCAGGAGATCGCCGATGCGATGGGCGTCGACCGGCAGACCGCGGCGGACGCCATGGCCGACGCGGCCCGCACCGTTGCCCCGATCGACGAGACCGTGCACGACACGGTGGCCGCCGACCAGCCGCTCCCCGGTGAGGACCTGCTCGAGGCCGAGAAGCGCCGGTACCTGCGCGCCGCCGTCGCCGCGCTGCCCGAGCGGATGCGCTTCGTGGTCGAGAACGTCTACTTCGGCGACCGCTCCGTCACCGAGGTCGCTGCCGAGCTCGGCATCACGCACTCCGCCGTCTCGCAGCAGCGGTCCGAGGCCATGCGGCTGCTGCGTGACGGCCTCGCCGAGCACTACGGAGACGGCACCGCGGTCGAGCCGGTGTCCCGGACCACGGCTGCCCGCCGGTCCGCATACCTGGCGCGGGTCGCCGCGAACGCCGCCGCCGGTGTCGCGCGGGCGGTGCAGGACGCGTCCGCGCCGTCTGCCGTCGCTGCCGGCTAG
- the fliS gene encoding flagellar export chaperone FliS — translation MNAFDLQSAAFRQAAQPRTVTDQRRAQYTNEAVLSATPAQLVTMLYDRLLLDLHRAEAAQTTSDWEAAREQLLHAQAIVGELSSTLRIDVWDGGEGLLAIYNYASTSLITANVHRDVQATRDCIRILEPLRQSWHEAAAALPATRAPESGTGGALGVA, via the coding sequence ATGAACGCCTTCGACCTGCAGTCCGCCGCCTTCCGCCAGGCAGCGCAGCCCCGCACGGTGACCGACCAGCGGCGCGCGCAGTACACGAACGAGGCCGTGCTGTCGGCGACACCCGCGCAGCTCGTCACGATGCTCTACGACCGGCTGCTCCTCGACCTGCACCGGGCCGAGGCCGCGCAGACGACGTCCGACTGGGAGGCTGCGCGCGAGCAGCTGCTGCACGCGCAGGCGATCGTCGGCGAGCTCTCGTCGACGCTCCGGATCGACGTGTGGGACGGCGGTGAGGGACTCCTCGCGATCTACAACTACGCGTCGACCTCCCTCATCACCGCGAACGTGCACCGCGACGTGCAGGCCACCCGCGACTGCATCCGGATCCTCGAGCCGCTGCGGCAGTCGTGGCACGAGGCCGCCGCGGCGCTGCCCGCGACCCGGGCCCCGGAGTCCGGGACCGGGGGAGCGCTCGGTGTCGCCTGA
- a CDS encoding flagellar basal body protein, which yields MFDSVTSVALQSALDGLSLRQRTIANNIANINTPNYHAEKVRFEDALADSIVHGDGHATATTARSLEPTNTIGNNVNLDQETLSNIDTVLRYQFATQAVGGEATSLRTAMRSSS from the coding sequence GTGTTCGATTCCGTGACGAGCGTCGCGCTGCAGAGCGCGCTCGACGGGCTGTCGCTGCGACAGCGCACCATCGCGAACAACATCGCGAACATCAACACGCCGAACTACCACGCCGAGAAGGTCCGCTTCGAGGACGCCCTCGCGGACTCGATCGTCCACGGCGACGGGCACGCGACGGCGACCACTGCTCGCAGCCTCGAGCCGACCAACACGATCGGCAACAACGTGAACCTCGACCAGGAGACCCTGTCGAACATCGACACGGTCCTGCGCTACCAGTTCGCTACCCAGGCGGTCGGCGGCGAGGCCACCAGCCTGCGCACGGCGATGCGGAGCTCCTCGTGA
- the fliE gene encoding flagellar hook-basal body complex protein FliE, translating into MPIDALNGVTTNAMTRAFGGTTDVTPTAATTGVTGTGATGATGDGFASSLTNAVDGLQQLQSTSKTLALKAVTGNLDDIHDATIASTRAQVTLELVAAVRNKGVDAFNEIMRMQA; encoded by the coding sequence ATGCCCATCGACGCCCTGAACGGTGTGACCACCAACGCGATGACCCGCGCCTTCGGCGGGACGACCGACGTCACGCCCACCGCCGCCACCACCGGTGTGACCGGGACCGGCGCCACGGGTGCCACCGGCGACGGTTTCGCGAGCAGCCTGACGAACGCGGTCGACGGGCTCCAGCAGCTGCAGAGCACCTCGAAGACGCTCGCGCTCAAGGCCGTCACGGGCAACCTCGACGACATCCACGACGCCACCATCGCGTCCACCCGCGCTCAGGTCACCCTCGAGCTCGTCGCCGCCGTCCGCAACAAGGGCGTCGACGCGTTCAACGAGATCATGCGGATGCAGGCCTGA
- the flgK gene encoding flagellar hook-associated protein FlgK: protein MSTFGSLATAASGLAAARAGIDVTGQNIANAGTAGYTRQRVTQSSVPAVQTGFVRGTAALAGQGVSVDGIARLGSLTLDAGLRTATGASSWAQTRATALSTLEAGLQEPGKNGLSAKLDAFWSSWGDLAAHPDDPGAASSVIAAASIVASTLASGSEAVDDQWSTVRTTTSTQVGQLNDAAAQVADLNGRIRSTLASGGSANELLDQRDQLTQQIAGLAGGTVRANTDGTVDVLLGGNPLVQGTTASSVTLDGGTRLTDGQPVTLRWTSGSESTVTLDGGSIGGALSLLAPASGGTGGPLAEASAAYDRVATRLAATVNAEHAKGTTASGTTGAPFFSVGAGTGAAQALSVVPTDGGGLATRNASGQLDDSFADALSRLGTAAGGADSTWATFVAGVGSASRTAASESTLTGLALTSARTQQQSGAGVDLDEENVNLLSYQHAYQGAARVLTAVDEMLDTLINRVGLVGRG from the coding sequence GTGAGCACCTTCGGATCACTCGCGACCGCCGCCTCCGGGCTGGCCGCGGCCCGCGCCGGCATCGACGTGACCGGGCAGAACATCGCCAACGCCGGTACGGCCGGCTACACCCGGCAACGCGTGACGCAGTCCTCCGTGCCCGCCGTCCAGACCGGCTTCGTGCGCGGCACCGCGGCCCTCGCCGGCCAGGGCGTCTCCGTCGACGGCATCGCCCGGCTCGGCTCCCTGACGCTCGACGCGGGCCTCCGCACGGCGACCGGCGCCTCGTCCTGGGCGCAGACCCGCGCGACTGCGCTGTCCACCCTGGAGGCAGGCCTGCAGGAGCCCGGGAAGAACGGCCTGTCCGCGAAGCTCGACGCCTTCTGGTCGTCGTGGGGCGACCTCGCGGCGCACCCCGACGACCCCGGTGCGGCGTCGTCCGTCATCGCGGCTGCGTCGATCGTCGCGAGCACGCTCGCCAGCGGCTCGGAGGCCGTCGACGACCAGTGGTCGACCGTGCGCACCACCACGTCGACGCAGGTCGGTCAGCTCAACGACGCGGCGGCCCAGGTCGCCGACCTGAACGGCCGCATCCGCTCGACCCTCGCGTCGGGCGGCAGCGCCAACGAGCTCCTCGACCAGCGGGACCAGCTGACGCAGCAGATCGCCGGGCTCGCCGGCGGGACCGTCCGGGCCAACACCGACGGCACGGTCGACGTGCTCCTCGGCGGCAACCCCCTGGTGCAGGGCACCACCGCAAGCAGCGTCACCCTCGACGGCGGCACGCGCCTGACCGACGGGCAGCCGGTGACCCTGCGCTGGACGTCCGGCAGCGAGTCGACGGTCACGCTCGACGGTGGGTCGATCGGCGGCGCGCTGTCGCTCCTCGCACCGGCGTCCGGCGGCACCGGAGGTCCCCTCGCGGAGGCATCGGCCGCGTACGACCGGGTCGCGACCCGGCTCGCCGCGACCGTGAACGCCGAGCACGCGAAGGGCACGACGGCCTCGGGGACGACCGGCGCACCGTTCTTCTCGGTCGGCGCCGGCACCGGCGCCGCGCAGGCGCTGTCGGTCGTCCCGACCGACGGCGGCGGTCTCGCGACGCGGAACGCGTCGGGCCAACTCGACGACTCGTTCGCCGATGCGCTCTCGCGTCTCGGCACGGCCGCCGGGGGTGCCGACAGCACCTGGGCGACGTTCGTGGCGGGGGTGGGCAGCGCCTCCCGGACGGCCGCCTCGGAGTCCACGCTCACCGGGCTGGCGCTCACCAGCGCTCGCACGCAGCAGCAGTCCGGCGCCGGCGTCGACCTCGACGAGGAGAACGTCAACCTGCTCAGCTACCAGCATGCCTACCAGGGCGCGGCGCGCGTCCTCACCGCGGTCGACGAGATGCTCGACACGCTCATCAACCGCGTCGGACTCGTCGGGAGGGGCTGA
- a CDS encoding flagellin, which produces MGMSINTNLSALNTYRNLNATQNDLSKSLEKLSTGLRINRAADDASGLTISEGLKSQVGGLTVAARNAQDGISVVQTAEGGLTETHSILQRMRDLAVQAGNDSNNETSRDAIKTEVGQLQKELGRIADSTNFNGIKLLDGKAATSAAGAATADGKLTFQVGANGDDSSQIVVDLSGADIKTMATRLAVDESAAGANDAKLKFGSNAEAKASIDAIDAEIKNVSAARSNIGAVQNRLDHAINVTNVAKENLTAAQSRITDVDMAQEMVKYTRDNILSQAGTSMLAQANQSTQGVLSLLR; this is translated from the coding sequence ATGGGTATGTCCATCAACACCAACCTCTCGGCACTCAACACGTACCGGAACCTCAACGCGACGCAGAACGACCTGTCGAAGTCCCTCGAGAAGCTCTCGACCGGTCTCCGCATCAACCGCGCCGCCGACGACGCTTCGGGCCTGACGATCTCCGAGGGGCTCAAGTCGCAGGTCGGTGGCCTCACGGTCGCCGCCCGCAACGCGCAGGACGGCATCTCCGTCGTGCAGACCGCTGAAGGTGGCCTCACCGAGACCCACTCGATCCTCCAGCGCATGCGCGACCTGGCCGTGCAGGCCGGCAACGACTCGAACAACGAGACGTCGCGTGACGCCATCAAGACCGAGGTCGGGCAGCTCCAGAAGGAGCTCGGCCGCATCGCCGACTCGACGAACTTCAACGGCATCAAGCTGCTCGACGGCAAGGCCGCGACGTCCGCGGCCGGCGCCGCGACCGCTGACGGCAAGCTGACCTTCCAGGTCGGCGCCAACGGTGACGACTCGAGCCAGATCGTCGTCGACCTCTCCGGGGCCGACATCAAGACGATGGCGACGCGCCTCGCGGTCGACGAGTCGGCCGCCGGTGCGAACGACGCAAAGCTGAAGTTCGGTTCGAACGCCGAGGCGAAGGCATCGATCGACGCCATCGACGCTGAGATCAAGAACGTGTCCGCCGCTCGTTCGAACATCGGTGCCGTCCAGAACCGCCTCGACCACGCCATCAACGTGACGAACGTGGCCAAGGAGAACCTGACCGCGGCGCAGTCCCGCATCACCGACGTCGACATGGCGCAGGAGATGGTCAAGTACACCCGTGACAACATCCTGAGCCAGGCCGGCACCTCGATGCTCGCGCAGGCGAACCAGAGCACGCAGGGCGTGCTCTCGCTCCTCCGCTAG
- a CDS encoding flagellin translates to MITRVTTQMSIASATERLQANAARVAEATQRATTLQAIARPSDDPVGTGSSMQVRKEQAATAQYTRNANDAVGWLATTDSSLAGAYSVLGKVRDLTVQAANSGVMDDTARDAFITQFRALKADLEATANAKYGTRSVFAGSSTDTTAYAPGTGFATATTAVSRRVGDDQVLRVDTPGAAVFGTGATSAFAVIDDIVADLQDGVNVNPKLGDLDTAIDTVRSAQADVGVRHAAALAAQDALKSTSVTLENRRAGIEDLDLAGAVLDLQVQQTTYQAALAVTAKVLQPTLMDYLR, encoded by the coding sequence GTGATCACCCGTGTGACCACCCAGATGTCGATCGCGTCGGCGACGGAGCGGCTGCAGGCGAACGCCGCCCGCGTCGCCGAGGCCACGCAGCGCGCCACGACGCTGCAGGCGATCGCGAGGCCGTCGGACGACCCCGTCGGCACCGGCTCGTCCATGCAGGTGCGGAAGGAGCAGGCCGCGACCGCGCAGTACACGCGCAACGCGAACGACGCCGTGGGCTGGCTCGCGACCACCGACAGCAGCCTCGCCGGTGCCTACTCGGTGCTCGGCAAGGTGCGCGACCTCACGGTGCAGGCCGCGAACTCCGGCGTGATGGACGACACCGCCCGCGACGCCTTCATCACGCAGTTCCGCGCGCTGAAGGCCGACCTCGAGGCCACCGCCAACGCGAAGTACGGCACCCGCTCGGTGTTCGCCGGGTCCTCCACGGACACCACTGCCTACGCGCCCGGCACCGGGTTCGCGACCGCCACCACCGCGGTCTCCCGCCGTGTCGGTGATGACCAGGTGCTGCGCGTCGACACACCGGGGGCGGCGGTCTTCGGGACCGGTGCCACCTCGGCCTTCGCCGTGATCGACGACATCGTCGCGGACCTGCAGGACGGCGTGAACGTGAACCCGAAGCTCGGCGACCTCGACACCGCGATCGACACGGTCCGTTCCGCCCAGGCGGACGTCGGCGTGCGGCACGCCGCCGCCCTCGCGGCGCAGGACGCCCTGAAGAGCACCAGCGTCACGCTCGAGAACCGCCGCGCGGGCATCGAGGACCTCGACCTCGCGGGAGCCGTCCTCGACCTGCAGGTGCAGCAGACCACCTACCAGGCAGCCCTCGCCGTCACCGCGAAGGTCCTGCAGCCGACCCTGATGGACTACCTCCGATGA